The following are encoded together in the Phaseolus vulgaris cultivar G19833 chromosome 9, P. vulgaris v2.0, whole genome shotgun sequence genome:
- the LOC137821218 gene encoding auxin efflux carrier component 2-like, which produces MIKGKDVYEVVAALVPLYVALFLAYGSVRWWKIFTPEQCSGINRFVSVFAVPFLSFHFISNNNPYTMNFRFLAADSLQKVVILVALVLWNSLTKWGSINWTITLFSLSTLPNTLIMGVPLLKAMYGDFTATLMIQIVVFQSVIWYTLLLFMFEYRGAKLLISEQFPESAGAIATLRVDSSVSSLNGTEALHADAEIGEKGELHVVVRSMPRSVPSSFNKSYSTPRSSNAGFEKGMVNMHEKGFWRSKSDGNGVSRSGLVYPCPSEKPVFAGFNSGFVSSFLYPKSEFAGFNSGLGSPKPVIGSNNGLHIFGRGLNASASCEGTIGPSQALDSASKVHGLVIDEETAHPAIAMEQKEVKNEEVDTNKNQQMPRAKVMINLILTMVWRNLIRNPNTYASILGLIWSLIFFRWSIKMPSIIKGSIEIISNTGLGMAMFSLGLFMALQPKIITCGKTLAALAFAIKFLVGPFIILATSKIIGIHGVLLRVTIVQAVLPQGIVPFVFAREYNLHTDILSTAVIFGMVVALPVTIIYYAILGL; this is translated from the exons ATGATCAAAGGTAAAGACGTGTATGAAGTTGTGGCAGCGCTTGTGCCCCTCTACGTGGCTCTGTTCTTAGCATATGGCTCTGTCCGTTGGTGGAAGATCTTCACCCCAGAACAGTGTTCTGGTATAAACCGTTTTGTGTCGGTTTTTGCAGTGCCCTTTCTCTCCTTCCATTTCATATCCAACAACAACCCTTACACCATGAACTTCAGGTTCTTAGCCGCGGACTCTCTCCAAAAGGTTGTGATTTTGGTTGCCCTTGTTCTGTGGAACAGTTTGACAAAGTGGGGTAGCATCAACTGGACCATCACACTCTTCTCACTCTCCACTCTCCCCAACACCCTCATCATGGGGGTTCCTCTTCTCAAAGCCATGTATGGAGACTTCACAGCCACCCTCATGATCCAAATTGTGGTTTTCCAAAGTGTCATTTGGTACACTCTCTTGCTCTTCATGTTCGAATACAGAGGAGCCAAGCTGCTCATCTCAGAGCAATTCCCCGAGTCAGCTGGAGCCATTGCCACCCTAAGGGTTGATTCAAGTGTGAGCTCTCTAAACGGCACAGAGGCATTGCATGCTGATGCAGAAATTGGAGAAAAGGGAGAACTCCACGTGGTGGTGAGAAGCATGCCACGTTCTGTGCCTTCTTCATTCAACAAGTCATACTCAACACCTAGATCATCAAATGCAGGGTTTGAGAAAGGCATGGTGAATATGCATGAGAAAGGGTTTTGGAGGAGCAAGAGTGACGGTAACGGGGTTTCTAGAAGCGGTTTGGTTTATCCATGCCCCTCTGAAAAACCAGTGTTTGCAGGGTTTAACAGTGGTTTTGTTTCTTCATTCCTCTATCCAAAATCAGAGTTTGCAGGGTTTAATAGTGGTTTGGGTTCTCCAAAACCAGTGATTGGTTCTAACAATGGCTTACACATATTTGGTAGGGGCTTGAATGCATCAGCAAGTTGTGAAGGCACCATTGGACCTTCCCAGGCTCTTGATTCAGCTTCAAAAG TACACGGACTTGTAATTGATGAAGAAACCGCACATCCTGCAATTGCAATGGAACAAAAAGAGGTGAAAAATGAAGAAGTTGatacaaataaaaatcaacAAATGCCACGTGCTAAAGTCATGATAAATCTAATTCTCACCATGGTTTGGAGGAATCTCATAAGAAATCCTAATACTTATGCAAGTATTTTAGGTCTCATTTGGTCTCTCATATTTTTCAg GTGGAGCATCAAAATGCCATCCATTATAAAAGGTTCCATTGAAATAATTTCTAATACAGGATTAGGAATGGCCATGTTTAGTCTTG GTCTATTCATGGCATTACAACCTAAGATTATTACTTGTGGAAAAACCTTGGCTGCACTTGCATTCGCAATTAAGTTCTTGGTTGGTCCATTTATTATTCTTGCAACCTCCAAAATAATTGGTATCCATGGAGTTCTTTTACGAGTTACAATTGTTCAg GCTGTTCTTCCCCAAGGAATTGTCCCTTTTGTATTTGCAAGAGAATATAATCTCCACACAGACATACTCAGCACAGC GGTTATCTTCGGAATGGTGGTTGCGTTGCCTGTAACAATAATTTACTATGCAATTCTTGGACTTTAA